The genomic region GAGCCTTTTCCATTAACCAGAACCATATGGCAAAGGGCAGGGCTGTACCCGCACTGCCATTAGTACGATGAGCCATAAATACTTAATATCACAGCATTGAATCGTCATGGGGGCCTGAAGCAGGACTAACAACAGGAGAGGCAAGGCTCCAAGCAATAGTTGCAATCCCATCGCATAGAGTACATCAACATGGCTGGCGATTTTTTTCAATAAAACATTGCTAATCGCGATGCTCGTAGCGCCAATCACCACATAGGTAATGCCACTTAGCGATTGGGGGTCAGAGGAGTAAATGCTGTCCCCACTGATTACAACAATGCCGAGAAATCCGACTGCATAGGCAACCAACGATTGTTTCCCAACCCTCTCGTTTAATATACACCACCCAAGCAAACCAGCGATCAATGGCTGTGTGTTGGTGAGTACCGTAGCGAGCCCAGG from Permianibacter aggregans harbors:
- a CDS encoding DMT family transporter — translated: MKKADGKPRQNLSVVFGATLTMLLWAMCFPLISISQTYAPIMLTATLRAIIAGGFLIFFAGLLRRPIPNTTRSYAYLSAIAFFATSVGFWGMFYAGRLISPGLATVLTNTQPLIAGLLGWCILNERVGKQSLVAYAVGFLGIVVISGDSIYSSDPQSLSGITYVVIGATSIAISNVLLKKIASHVDVLYAMGLQLLLGALPLLLLVLLQAPMTIQCCDIKYLWLIVLMAVRVQPCPLPYGSG